Genomic window (Streptosporangium brasiliense):
GCCATCCACGGGGAGGACCCCAACTGGGGACGGGTGCTGTCGGCGGTCGGCACCACCGACGCCGTCTTCGAGGCCGACCGGCTCAACGTGGCCATCAACGGCATCTGGATCTGCCGGGGCGGCGCCGCCGGGGACGACCGGTCCAAGGTGGACCTGCGCCCCCGCGACGTGACGATCACCATCGACCTGTCGGCCGGCCCCCACTCGGCGACGGTCCACACCACCGACCTCACCGCGGCCTACGTCCACGAGAACTCGGCGTACTCCTCATGAGGACCGACGACGCCCTGGCCAAGGCGCACACGCTGATCGAGGCGCTGCCCTGGCTCGCCCGCTTCAACGGCGCGACCGTCGTCATCAAATACGGCGGCAACGCGATGACCGAGGAGCACCTGCGGGAGAAGTTCGCCGCCGACGTCGTCTTCCTGCGCTACGCCGGGCTCAAGCCGGTGATCGTGCACGGCGGCGGGCCGCAGATCAACGCCCAGCTCGACAGGCTCGGCATCGAGTCCACCTTCACCGCCGGGCTCCGGGTCACCACCCCCGAGGCCATGCAGGTCGTCAGGATGGTCCTGGTCGGCCAGGTCAACCGCGACGTGGTCGGCCTGATCAACCGGCACGGACCGTTCGCCATCGGCATGTCGGGCGAGGACGCCCACCTGTTCACCGCCGTCCGCAAGCACGCCGTCGTCGACGGCGCCCAGGTGGACATCGGCCAGGTCGGGGACATCGTCAACGTCGAGGCCGGAGCCGTGCAGGCGCTGCTGGACGACGGGCGGATCCCGGTGATCTCCTCCATCGCACGCGGCGACGACGGCACCGTCTACAACGTCAACGCCGACACCGCCGCCGCCGCGCTCGCGGTGGCGCTCCAGGCGACCAAGCTCATCGTCCTGACCGACGTCGAGGGCCTCTACCGCGACTGGCGCCCCGACGCCGGGGACGGCGGCAACGAGGTCATCAGGCAGCTGTCGGCCACCGAGCTCGGCACGCTCCTGCCCGGCCTGTCCAGCGGCATGGTGCCCAAGATGGAGGCGTGCCTGACCGCCGTCCAGGGCGGCGTGCCCCAGGCGCACGTGCTCGACGGCCGGGTGCCCCACTCGGTGCTGCTGGAGATCTTCACCGACGAGGGCATCGGAACCATGGTGCTGCCGGACGCCGCCAGGACCCCGGCCGTGCCGAGCCTGGTCAACCGGCGGCTGACCGCCACCATCAAGCTGAACGGGAGCGACAAGTGAGCCCGCACGAGCGTCACGCCACAGACGCGCTCAGCAAGCGCTTCGAGGCCGCCTTCATGCCGAACTACGGTGTGCCGCCCGTGGCGCTGGCGCGCGGCGAGGGATCGAAGGTCTGGGACGTCGACGGCCGCGAATACCTCGACCTGATCGGCGGCATCGCCGTCAGCTCGCT
Coding sequences:
- the argB gene encoding acetylglutamate kinase; protein product: MRTDDALAKAHTLIEALPWLARFNGATVVIKYGGNAMTEEHLREKFAADVVFLRYAGLKPVIVHGGGPQINAQLDRLGIESTFTAGLRVTTPEAMQVVRMVLVGQVNRDVVGLINRHGPFAIGMSGEDAHLFTAVRKHAVVDGAQVDIGQVGDIVNVEAGAVQALLDDGRIPVISSIARGDDGTVYNVNADTAAAALAVALQATKLIVLTDVEGLYRDWRPDAGDGGNEVIRQLSATELGTLLPGLSSGMVPKMEACLTAVQGGVPQAHVLDGRVPHSVLLEIFTDEGIGTMVLPDAARTPAVPSLVNRRLTATIKLNGSDK